From a single Gemmatimonadota bacterium genomic region:
- a CDS encoding acyl-CoA dehydratase activase: MRYTAGVDIGSTYTKAVVLDSNHAVAGHAMRPTGFRLGEAGTEALAEALAEGGLARFDVEYVVTTGFGRHQMEEADTHVTDLTAAARGATLLFPGTQTILDVGGQTMKATRLDEGAKVKSFRLNDKCAAGTGAFLEKTARYMGYETEEIGALVETSKNPVPISGVCAVFAESEVINQLSLGAAPADIMHGAVVSLVSRSVQLMKRVRMEPEYTLIGGILRFHRMVDVIRGELRSEVNVPDGDMVQFTSALGAAYLGQRRLETLEAGPVGERR, from the coding sequence ATGAGATACACGGCCGGAGTGGACATCGGGTCGACCTACACCAAGGCAGTGGTCCTCGACTCCAACCACGCCGTGGCCGGGCACGCCATGCGCCCCACCGGATTCCGTCTGGGGGAGGCGGGGACTGAGGCGCTGGCCGAGGCGCTGGCCGAGGGTGGGCTCGCCCGTTTCGACGTCGAGTACGTGGTGACCACCGGCTTCGGGCGGCACCAGATGGAAGAGGCTGACACGCATGTGACGGACCTCACGGCGGCAGCCCGCGGGGCCACGCTCCTCTTCCCCGGCACTCAGACCATCCTCGACGTCGGGGGCCAGACCATGAAGGCCACGCGACTGGACGAGGGCGCCAAGGTCAAGTCGTTCCGCTTGAACGACAAGTGCGCCGCGGGCACGGGTGCGTTCCTCGAGAAGACAGCCCGCTACATGGGATACGAGACGGAGGAGATCGGGGCGCTGGTGGAGACGTCCAAGAACCCGGTCCCGATCTCCGGTGTGTGTGCGGTCTTCGCCGAGTCGGAGGTGATCAACCAGCTGTCGCTGGGCGCCGCACCCGCGGACATCATGCACGGTGCGGTGGTCTCGCTGGTGTCCCGCTCGGTACAGCTCATGAAACGCGTCCGCATGGAGCCTGAGTACACGCTCATCGGCGGTATTCTGCGTTTCCACCGCATGGTGGACGTGATTCGGGGCGAGCTCCGCTCCGAGGTGAATGTGCCCGACGGAGACATGGTGCAGTTCACGTCCGCGCTGGGCGCCGCCTACCTGGGCCAGCGTCGCTTGGAGACGCTCGAGGCCGGGCCGGTCGGGGAGCGTCGATGA
- a CDS encoding hemerythrin domain-containing protein, translating into MNARTSTGVLRAEHQRILQVVAVLEPLLEADPGLLDLATIGKCVRFFRLFADACHHGKEEGLLFPALEARGMPHDAGPIAVMLHEHRLGRHHVAAMAAALGEGEGHAVDAAGLVRAGRDYIELIRGHILKEDHVLFEMADQMVVGPPCDRLCAAYASTADDRYEGCTRVQLEALGDEIVETAS; encoded by the coding sequence ATGAACGCTCGCACGTCGACCGGTGTGCTTCGGGCCGAGCATCAGCGGATCCTGCAGGTCGTCGCCGTTCTGGAGCCGCTGCTGGAGGCAGATCCCGGGTTGCTGGACCTGGCGACGATCGGCAAGTGCGTGCGCTTCTTCCGGCTGTTCGCGGACGCCTGTCACCATGGAAAGGAGGAAGGGCTGCTCTTTCCGGCGCTGGAGGCGCGGGGCATGCCACACGACGCCGGTCCCATCGCGGTGATGCTCCACGAGCATCGCCTGGGTCGCCACCACGTGGCCGCCATGGCGGCGGCGCTGGGAGAGGGCGAAGGTCACGCGGTCGATGCCGCCGGCCTGGTGCGGGCCGGGCGCGACTATATCGAGTTGATTCGCGGACACATCCTCAAGGAGGACCACGTCCTCTTCGAGATGGCCGATCAGATGGTGGTGGGTCCTCCCTGTGATCGGCTCTGCGCCGCCTACGCGTCGACGGCGGACGACCGCTACGAAGGGTGTACCCGGGTTCAGCTGGAAGCGCTGGGCGACGAGATCGTCGAAACCGCCTCTTGA
- a CDS encoding sulfatase: MRWLFLAVLVLVIGALGFGKDGFLRSRSPAAVRDSRGGAAMDVLVLAFALALLVGLGELSGVAYTQRVAQKLAFWNLNAAWLTPAVYLLLFSGPALTLALIAAWQPKLVPLQVAVFALGLLATASLSLSFFRVHRLALAVLALGLAVRLAQLAGAHPARMRDTVRRGAGLLGIAWIGLIALGLRQGARERHAVENLPAAREGAPNVLLLILDTVRAQSLSLYGYERPTTPHLERLAAESVVFDRTIAPSNWTLPSHVSLLTGTHPHETTAGYRKPLDGTQPTLAEHLRSLGYATAGIVANRHYTSAETGLSRGFIHYEDYLGTDEPLLIHAWLGNTVGVQRLAAARTPKAVLSALLRFSPSRGNKREAHRRSAAEINEAFLHWSATVEGRPFFAMLNYFDAHQPYESPEPFTTRFAIDEPTPEGLPKDIRAEQGRYDAAIAYLDDQIGALLAELQRRGALDNTIVIVTADHGEEFGEHGGSGHGGHLLMETIHVPLLIRYPRGLPAGVRVSPFTSLHDVPSTIVALATPGVASPLEGRSLQRFWDGSTDPQDPVFLSEMSRGPGGTAPSLGYTVEAERKSLIDGRYQFLWGRQEDDERERVYDLRNDPGGLVDLVGTPAGDTVRARLHRALAAALPGGEGSDQR; this comes from the coding sequence ATGCGTTGGCTCTTCCTCGCGGTCCTGGTCCTGGTGATCGGAGCTCTCGGCTTCGGCAAGGACGGCTTCTTGCGAAGCCGCTCCCCCGCTGCCGTCCGCGACAGCCGCGGCGGGGCAGCGATGGACGTCCTGGTCCTCGCCTTCGCGCTGGCGCTGCTGGTGGGTCTCGGCGAGTTGTCGGGCGTGGCCTACACGCAGCGCGTGGCACAGAAGCTCGCGTTCTGGAACCTGAACGCAGCCTGGCTCACACCGGCCGTGTACCTGCTGCTCTTCTCGGGCCCGGCACTGACCCTCGCGCTCATCGCCGCCTGGCAGCCGAAGCTGGTGCCCCTGCAGGTGGCGGTCTTCGCGCTGGGTTTGCTGGCGACCGCCTCGCTGTCGCTCTCCTTTTTCCGCGTGCATCGCCTCGCGCTCGCGGTGCTGGCGTTGGGGCTGGCCGTGCGTCTTGCGCAGCTCGCGGGCGCCCACCCTGCTCGGATGCGAGACACCGTGCGCCGCGGCGCAGGGCTTCTCGGGATCGCCTGGATCGGTCTCATCGCGCTGGGCCTTCGTCAGGGAGCGCGGGAACGGCACGCCGTCGAGAACCTCCCCGCCGCCCGCGAGGGCGCACCCAACGTGCTGTTGTTGATCCTCGACACGGTGCGCGCGCAGAGCCTCTCACTCTACGGATACGAACGGCCCACCACGCCCCATCTCGAGCGCCTGGCCGCGGAGTCGGTGGTCTTCGACCGGACGATCGCCCCGTCGAACTGGACCCTCCCCTCCCATGTCTCGCTGCTCACGGGGACCCACCCGCACGAAACCACGGCTGGCTACCGCAAGCCCCTCGACGGCACGCAGCCCACGTTGGCCGAGCACCTGCGCTCGCTCGGATACGCGACCGCGGGCATCGTGGCGAACCGGCATTACACCAGTGCCGAAACCGGCTTGAGTCGGGGCTTCATCCACTACGAGGACTACCTGGGCACGGACGAGCCGCTCCTGATCCACGCGTGGCTCGGGAACACAGTCGGCGTGCAGCGGTTGGCCGCCGCCCGCACGCCCAAAGCCGTTCTCTCCGCGCTACTCCGGTTCAGCCCATCGAGGGGCAACAAGCGTGAGGCGCACCGCCGGTCCGCAGCGGAGATCAACGAGGCGTTTCTGCACTGGAGCGCGACTGTCGAGGGCCGACCGTTCTTCGCCATGCTGAACTACTTCGATGCGCACCAGCCGTACGAGTCCCCGGAGCCCTTCACGACCCGGTTCGCCATCGATGAGCCGACCCCGGAGGGCCTCCCCAAGGACATCCGGGCTGAACAGGGGCGCTATGACGCGGCCATCGCCTATCTCGACGACCAGATCGGTGCGCTCCTCGCCGAGCTGCAACGCCGGGGTGCCCTGGACAACACCATCGTCATCGTGACCGCCGATCATGGGGAGGAGTTCGGAGAGCACGGCGGCAGCGGGCACGGCGGCCACCTGCTCATGGAAACCATCCACGTGCCTCTCCTGATCCGCTATCCGCGCGGGCTGCCCGCGGGGGTACGCGTCTCTCCCTTCACCAGCTTGCACGACGTGCCTTCGACCATCGTTGCACTCGCCACGCCCGGCGTGGCGTCACCGCTCGAGGGGAGGTCGCTGCAACGGTTCTGGGACGGTAGCACCGATCCGCAGGACCCCGTCTTCCTCTCCGAGATGAGCCGCGGGCCGGGGGGAACGGCACCCTCGTTGGGCTACACGGTGGAAGCCGAGCGCAAGTCGCTGATCGACGGACGCTATCAGTTCCTCTGGGGACGTCAGGAGGACGACGAGCGGGAACGCGTGTACGACCTGCGGAACGACCCCGGGGGCCTTGTCGATCTCGTGGGGACCCCGGCGGGAGATACCGTGCGCGCCCGCCTGCATCGGGCGCTCGCCGCCGCTCTGCCGGGTGGGGAAGGCTCCGACCAGCGCTAG
- a CDS encoding CAP domain-containing protein, whose translation MAPHPDPRRRSHSVGSWVIAALCLTLPTCDIAATGPDGDSCTDSMGQQVLDLVNQHRSDAGLPELIVDARIVDAARRHSRDMAEHDTFSHTGTDGSTPSVRVRESGYDWNYVAENIAAGQTSPAGVVAAWMDSPPHRANILSTRAAHAGIGYVQASSTTYGHYWTLDFGASDAAPATPRGGCHP comes from the coding sequence ATGGCACCGCACCCAGACCCGAGGCGCCGTTCCCATTCGGTGGGCTCCTGGGTCATCGCCGCCCTCTGCCTCACGCTACCCACCTGCGACATCGCGGCCACGGGCCCCGACGGCGACTCCTGTACGGACTCCATGGGTCAACAGGTGCTCGACCTCGTCAACCAACACCGAAGCGACGCCGGGCTGCCGGAGCTGATCGTCGACGCGCGCATCGTCGACGCCGCACGTCGGCACTCCAGGGACATGGCCGAGCACGATACGTTCAGCCACACCGGCACAGACGGGTCCACTCCCTCCGTACGGGTGCGCGAGTCGGGATACGACTGGAACTACGTGGCAGAGAACATCGCCGCTGGCCAGACCAGCCCCGCCGGCGTGGTCGCGGCCTGGATGGACAGCCCCCCGCACCGGGCCAACATCCTCTCCACGCGGGCGGCCCATGCGGGGATCGGGTACGTTCAAGCCTCGAGCACGACCTATGGGCACTACTGGACGCTGGACTTCGGGGCGTCCGACGCCGCACCGGCCACGCCGCGCGGTGGCTGCCACCCCTGA
- a CDS encoding serine hydrolase: protein MKRSSPMLLAVLSLVPAALVAQQQDRYDYWAFNRELVQRGVEAVLMCNGLFTSHRTLDQVFDQELRYVREPVGTAAGGDYVVDWDRKAVAIGAEGYVPVMRAAFREGIGCVVLAPDQTFDDIASLPELTMPPLSGDAATLPWPNGDLVADRGLPANVDGAALQAASDWAFNRPTPEQVTLSLMVVQNGRILHERYAPGVDASTRTRTWSTAKSIAVTLIGMLVDQGRMSLDQALDFEWLPKAASPEHDPRRRITLRNVLNMSSGLESIDNQALEYATGSGLSYWAGASSTVGARSRALVRDPGSVWDYENYDTLLAVYALKLALGNAQTYLEFPRRALLDRIGMRNTLVSTDRFGDFILSSQVYTNARDLARFGMLYEQNGVWEGQRLLSQEWIDFVRTPAPATAESGNFYGGQFWLVPDDRTDVPKDAYSTAGNRGQFVIVVPSHDLVIVRRGLDYGRQGFDRWDLTREVLKAVRPLASEN, encoded by the coding sequence ATGAAGCGCTCCAGCCCGATGCTCCTCGCGGTGCTTTCCCTGGTGCCCGCAGCGCTCGTCGCGCAACAGCAGGACCGCTACGACTACTGGGCCTTCAATCGGGAGTTGGTACAGCGTGGAGTCGAGGCCGTGCTGATGTGCAACGGGTTGTTCACGTCCCACCGCACGCTCGATCAGGTGTTCGACCAGGAGCTGCGCTACGTCCGGGAGCCGGTCGGTACCGCCGCGGGCGGCGACTACGTCGTCGACTGGGACCGCAAGGCGGTTGCGATCGGCGCAGAGGGCTACGTGCCTGTCATGCGCGCGGCATTTCGTGAGGGGATCGGCTGCGTGGTGCTGGCCCCGGATCAGACGTTCGACGACATCGCCTCGCTTCCAGAGCTGACGATGCCGCCCCTCTCGGGAGACGCTGCCACGCTTCCCTGGCCCAACGGCGATCTGGTGGCAGACCGCGGACTCCCTGCCAACGTCGATGGAGCCGCGCTGCAGGCTGCCTCCGATTGGGCGTTCAACCGGCCTACGCCTGAGCAGGTCACGCTGTCGCTCATGGTGGTCCAGAACGGACGCATCCTGCACGAGCGCTATGCACCCGGTGTGGATGCCTCCACGCGGACGCGCACTTGGTCGACGGCGAAGAGTATCGCCGTTACGCTGATCGGCATGCTGGTGGACCAGGGTCGCATGAGCCTGGATCAGGCGCTCGACTTCGAATGGCTCCCCAAGGCCGCGTCTCCAGAGCACGATCCCCGGCGGCGTATCACGCTGCGCAACGTGCTCAACATGTCCAGCGGGCTGGAGTCCATCGACAACCAGGCGCTGGAGTACGCCACCGGGTCGGGCTTGTCCTACTGGGCCGGCGCGAGCTCTACGGTGGGCGCGCGCAGCCGTGCCCTGGTACGGGATCCGGGCTCGGTGTGGGACTACGAGAACTACGACACCTTGCTGGCCGTGTATGCGCTGAAGCTGGCCCTGGGCAACGCGCAGACGTATCTGGAGTTTCCCCGGCGCGCGTTGTTGGACCGGATCGGTATGCGCAACACCCTGGTGAGCACCGACCGCTTTGGGGACTTCATTCTGAGCAGCCAGGTCTACACGAATGCCCGTGATCTGGCACGCTTCGGCATGCTGTATGAGCAGAACGGCGTCTGGGAGGGCCAGAGACTGCTGTCCCAGGAGTGGATCGATTTCGTGCGCACGCCAGCTCCTGCCACGGCCGAATCCGGAAACTTCTACGGTGGTCAGTTCTGGCTGGTCCCCGACGATCGAACGGACGTCCCCAAGGACGCCTACTCGACGGCGGGCAACCGGGGTCAGTTCGTGATCGTGGTCCCCTCGCACGACCTGGTGATCGTGCGGCGTGGCCTGGACTACGGGCGCCAGGGCTTCGATCGCTGGGACCTGACCCGCGAGGTGCTGAAGGCCGTCCGACCTCTGGCTTCGGAGAACTGA
- a CDS encoding ABC transporter permease: MERLGLDVRYALRRLLKKPVFTLVAAVSLALGIGANTAIFTLVNAVLLRDLPLDRPQELVDVYRSVAGFSHATFSYPDYRDLKADASEVFTDVGASRLALVPIDAEGQIEVVPAELVTGNWFSLLGVPAEYGRMIQPDDDVAKGGHPVVVLGYEFWQRRFGGDPEAVGANLPLYGRDYRVIGVAPKAYSGNLRGLNPSFYAPMMMIGHLQPADQDELEARGNQSIFLKARLASGVSVSQAQGAATRWAAGFRETYPGEWQADNEITLVPTSDVIMNPMLDRFIQAAAILMLTVVALVLLIACANLGSFLLAQAADRRKEIAIRLAMGAQRSQLVRQLLTESLLLSLAGGALGIGLAVLSLRALQAADLPLPLPITLDLAPDARVLLFTLAVSVVAAVMFGLAPALQGSRPDVAPTLKDESTGGGRPRRVNLRSMLVISQVAVSLALLVGAGLFLRSLQARLAVDPGFGYDPAAVLTMQLPPERYSEEQGSAFMQEYVARVAALPGVSAVGLTDDLHLSTLNNSMTGVGIDGVEPPPGQDYHLIDRAIVDPGFFAATGVRIVRGRNFDLSDEAGGPRVAIVSQAMAERFWPGQDPIGRIMRGRDTETTVIGVASDAKVRSLGEDPRPFIYQPYSQSYRSGVTVVARTDGGDERTLLSMSELLRTMDPEAIVFEQKTMARHLETMMVGHRLGAWVISAFGVLALFLATLGLYGVVSYAVATRSREVGIRLSLGAEPAQVIRMLMRGGMRLVGIGLVLGFALALLGSRLASGLLYGVSVTDPVAFAVVPLLLAAVAALAAWIPARRAGRVSPVRALRANG, encoded by the coding sequence ATGGAACGCCTGGGCCTCGACGTTCGCTACGCGTTGCGTCGACTCCTCAAGAAGCCAGTGTTCACGTTGGTCGCCGCCGTCTCCCTGGCGCTCGGCATCGGCGCCAACACCGCGATCTTCACACTGGTCAACGCAGTGCTCCTGCGCGACCTCCCGCTGGACCGTCCCCAGGAGTTGGTCGACGTGTATCGCAGCGTGGCGGGCTTCTCGCACGCGACCTTCTCCTATCCCGACTATCGCGATCTCAAGGCCGACGCATCCGAGGTCTTCACCGACGTGGGCGCCTCCCGTCTCGCACTCGTGCCGATCGACGCGGAGGGGCAGATCGAGGTGGTTCCCGCCGAGCTGGTGACCGGGAACTGGTTCTCTCTGCTTGGCGTTCCCGCCGAATACGGCCGCATGATCCAGCCCGACGACGACGTGGCCAAAGGCGGGCACCCGGTGGTTGTGCTCGGATATGAGTTCTGGCAGCGACGTTTCGGTGGTGACCCGGAGGCGGTGGGCGCGAACCTTCCGCTGTACGGGCGCGACTATCGAGTCATCGGCGTGGCACCCAAAGCCTACAGCGGCAACCTGAGGGGGCTGAACCCGTCGTTCTACGCACCGATGATGATGATCGGCCACCTGCAGCCCGCGGACCAGGACGAGCTGGAGGCACGGGGCAACCAGAGCATCTTCCTCAAAGCCCGCTTGGCCAGCGGTGTGAGCGTGTCGCAGGCGCAGGGGGCGGCCACTCGATGGGCAGCCGGCTTTCGGGAGACCTATCCAGGCGAGTGGCAAGCGGACAACGAGATCACGCTGGTTCCCACGTCCGACGTGATCATGAACCCGATGCTGGACCGCTTCATCCAGGCGGCAGCGATCCTGATGCTGACGGTGGTGGCTCTCGTGCTGCTGATCGCCTGCGCCAACCTCGGGAGCTTCCTCCTGGCGCAAGCGGCGGACCGCCGCAAGGAGATCGCCATCCGACTGGCGATGGGCGCACAGCGTAGCCAACTCGTTCGCCAACTCCTCACGGAAAGTCTCTTGCTGAGCCTTGCGGGAGGAGCGCTGGGGATCGGCCTGGCGGTGCTGTCTCTTCGGGCGCTGCAGGCGGCCGATCTGCCGCTGCCGTTGCCGATCACCCTCGATCTCGCGCCCGATGCAAGGGTGCTCCTGTTCACACTGGCGGTCAGCGTCGTGGCCGCGGTGATGTTCGGGCTGGCCCCGGCGCTCCAGGGCAGCCGCCCCGACGTGGCACCCACGCTCAAAGACGAGAGCACCGGAGGAGGGCGACCTCGGAGGGTGAACCTGCGCAGCATGTTGGTGATCTCTCAGGTTGCCGTTTCCCTGGCATTGCTCGTGGGAGCCGGTCTCTTCCTGCGCAGCCTGCAGGCTCGCCTGGCGGTCGATCCGGGATTCGGATACGACCCCGCTGCCGTCCTCACCATGCAGCTCCCGCCGGAACGGTATTCCGAGGAGCAGGGAAGCGCCTTCATGCAGGAGTACGTCGCCCGGGTGGCGGCGCTGCCCGGCGTGAGCGCGGTAGGGCTGACCGACGATCTGCACCTCAGCACGTTGAACAACTCGATGACTGGAGTGGGCATCGACGGCGTCGAGCCACCTCCAGGCCAAGACTACCATCTCATCGACCGCGCCATCGTCGACCCCGGCTTCTTCGCGGCCACCGGTGTCCGAATCGTGCGGGGCCGCAACTTCGACCTCAGCGATGAGGCGGGCGGCCCGCGCGTGGCCATCGTCAGTCAAGCGATGGCAGAGCGGTTCTGGCCGGGACAAGACCCGATCGGAAGGATCATGAGGGGCCGGGACACCGAGACGACCGTCATCGGAGTGGCGAGTGACGCGAAGGTGCGCTCCCTGGGCGAAGATCCTCGGCCGTTCATCTACCAACCCTACTCGCAGAGCTACCGCTCCGGCGTCACGGTGGTGGCCCGGACCGACGGCGGAGACGAGCGCACCCTCCTGAGCATGTCGGAACTCCTGCGAACCATGGATCCCGAGGCCATCGTCTTCGAGCAGAAGACCATGGCGCGACATCTCGAGACCATGATGGTGGGGCACCGCCTGGGTGCCTGGGTCATCTCGGCCTTCGGTGTGCTGGCGTTGTTCCTCGCCACACTAGGGCTGTACGGCGTGGTCAGCTACGCCGTCGCCACCCGCAGCCGTGAAGTCGGGATCCGCTTGTCGCTGGGTGCCGAGCCCGCCCAGGTGATCCGCATGCTGATGCGGGGAGGGATGCGGCTCGTGGGCATCGGGCTCGTCCTGGGGTTCGCGCTCGCCTTGCTGGGATCGCGGCTGGCGTCCGGACTCCTGTACGGCGTGAGCGTGACCGATCCCGTGGCCTTCGCGGTGGTCCCGCTCCTTCTGGCGGCAGTGGCCGCCCTGGCGGCCTGGATTCCGGCCCGACGGGCCGGGCGGGTCAGTCCGGTCCGGGCGCTGCGCGCCAACGGCTGA